Below is a window of Gemmatimonadota bacterium DNA.
TCATGGGGCTCACCGAGGTCGTCCGGCACCTGCCCTTCGTCCGGAGGGCATTGTGCTGCCTGGACGGTCTCCTCGAATCCCGGCGCCCCGACGTGCTGATCCTCATAGACTACCCGGACTTCAACCTCCGGCTGGCCCGCAAGGCGCGGAGTCGCGGCATACCGGTCCTGTACTACATCAGTCCCCAGGTATGGGCCTGGCGGGCGCGGCGCATACGCACCATCGTCAAGCTGGTCGACTGCATGGCCGTGGCCTTCCCCTTCGAAGTGGCGTTGTACGAAAAAGCAGGGGGGAAAGTGGTCTTCGTCGGACACCCTCTCCTGGAAGTGCTGGAAAGCCGCCAGACGAAGGCGGCGTTCTGCGCGGGCGCCGGCCTGGACCCGGACCGCCCGATCATCGGGCTGCTGCCGGGCAGCCGGACTATGGAAGTGGAGCGCATGCTGCCGGCGATGGTCGGCACCCTGCGGACGGTGCAGCGGGACCTGTCCGGGGTACAGGGCGTCATCGGCCTCGCGCCCACCGTCTCACGGTCCGACCTGGCGGCGTGTCTTGCGGGGAACGCGTGCCTGGAAGAAGACGCACGGGGTATGTCCGTGGTGGAAGATAGCACCTACGAGGTGATGAACCACGCGGATCTGTTGCTGGTGACCTCGGGAACGGCGACCCTGGAGTCGGCGTGTTTCGGTACCCCCTTGCTGGTCCTCTACCGCATGTCCCGCCTGTCTTGGTGGATTGCCCGGCGCCTGGTCAACATACCGGATATCGGCCTGGTGAACGTGGTGGCCGGCCGCCGCATCGCGCCGGAGTTTCTCCAGGAAGAAGTCGACCCTGCCGTACTTTCACCGGTGGTCCTCGAGCTGCTCAGGGAACCGGAGAAGCGGCGGTCCATGACCCGCGAACTCCGTGAGGTACGGGACCGGCTGGGTACGCCGGGCGCTTCGTCGCGCGTCGCGGAACTCGCACTGGACATGGCGACCGGGAAGACCGACGAACGATGAGACGGGAAGGACAGCGGATGACGGGCATGGAAGGATCCATGCATTCCCTGGCCGGCATGGCAGGCTTACTGGGCGCCGGATCCATCAACCTCCTGGGGAGGACGCTCTCGATCCGCATGATCGGAGAGGAACACCTGAAGCGGGCTCGGGAGAATGGCCGAAAGGTGCTGTACGCCTTCTGGCACGAGGGCCTGCTGGTGGCCACCTACGCCTTTCGCCGGCAAGGGATACGGGTGCTGGTCAGCCAGCACCGGGACGGCGAGTTGATCGCCCGGACCATCGAGCAAATGGGATATGGAACCATACGGGGATCTTCCACCCGCGGGGGAACGCGCGCCCTGTTCCGCATGGCGGCGGCCGGTGCGGCCGGGGACGACCTGGGGGTGACCGTGGACGGTCCCCGGGGTCCCCGCCTCCAGGTTAAGCCGGGAACGCTGTTCATAGCCGGCAGATCCGGTCTGCCCATTGTGCCTTTTGCGGTTGCTTCCCATAAGCCCTGCGTGCTTTCGAGTTGGGACCGTTTCATGATTCCCCGTCCCTTTTCCACCGCGGTGCTTGCCTTCGGAGAACCGTTGACGGTACCCGGCGATGCGCCGGTCGAACGCCTCGAACCGTACCGGCTAGAACTTCAGCAGCGTCTGCTGGAAGCGCGGGAAACCGCCGGGCGGAGCCTGAAGAAAACATGATCTCTATCTATACGCTGCTGTTCACCGTGCTGACCGTGCTGCTTTCGCCGGTCCTGGCTATCCTGTCCGTCGCGAACCGCCGGGGGATGCGCCAGCGACTCGCCCAGCGGCCTCTCGTCCACGACAGCGAGAAGCGTCCGATAGTCTGGTTCCATTGCGCCTCCGTGGGCGAGGCCACCGGCCTGGCGGCCGTGGTCGGGGGATTCGTGGAACACCATCCCGGATTCGCGGTGCTGGTCACCACCATGACGGAAACCGGCCTGGCCTATGCCCGGAAACACGTACCACAGGCCCACGCGTTCGGCCTGGCGCCCCTCGACGCGCCGTTCATCGTCCGCCGCGTGTTCAACCGGATACGCCCCCGCGCGCTGATTCTGCTGGAGGGAGAACTATGGCCGTCTATGCTTCAGGCGGCGGCGGTCCACGATTGCCCCGTGGCCCTGGTCAACGGCCGCATGTCGGACCGGAGTCTCGCGCGAAACCGTTTCGTGAAACCCTTGTTCAGGGAGATGCTGCGATTGCTGACCGCCGTGGGGGTCCAGCACGCCCTCGATGGTGAACGGTATATCGCCTTCGGCGCGGCGCCGGGCCGGGTGCACGTGACGGGAAACGTCAAGTTCGACCTCGCCGCTGAACAAGGCGGACCGTCGCGGGAGCATTTGCGTCATGAACTCGGGTTGCCCGAATCCGCGCCGGTGATCATGGCGGGTTGCCCACGGCCCGTGGAGGAGGAACGGGCGGTGCTGGCGGCCTTCACCCGGGTGCGCGAACGCCATCCCGGGATAAAACTGATCTGGGCGCCCCGGCATCTTCATCGCATATCGGAGGTAGAGAAGATGCTGCGGGGGGCGGAACTCGCGTACGCCCACCGTTCACGCCCGGACGCGCGGGATTCAGCGCATGCCGACGTGATCATCCTGGACACCATGGGCGAACTTGCGGCCATGTACGCCGCCGCGGATATGGCCTTCGTCGGCGCCACGCTGGTCCCGCTCGGCGGTCACAACCTGCTGGAACCCGCGGCATGCGGCATACCCGTCCTGTTCGGCCCCCATACCGAGAACGTCCGGGGGAGCGCGGCGGCCCTGCTTCGGACCGGGGGCGGCGTGGTCGTTCACGACGGCGACGAATTAGCGCGGGAATGGCTGGAATTGCTGGAAGACCCGGGAAAGAGGGCGCGAATCGGCGCGGCCGCCCGACAGGCTGTGGGCATGCGCTCAAAGGCCGTGGACCGTACCCTGGACCTGCTCGACCGGTGGGTCCTGGATCCAAGACGTCCCGGAGCCGGGCGGTTGGACCGCTTCGAAAGCGCGCCCTTCTTCACCCGATTCCTGGACCCGGACGAACACAGTCCGGCCATACGTTTCGTGCGATATGCGCTCCTGCCCCTGTCCCTGCTGTTCGGCATCCTGGTCCGATTCCGCAACAGGATGTACGACACGGGACTGCTCGACTCCGAACGGCTTCCGGTCCCGGTGATCAGCATCGGGGCGCTGACCGTGGGCGGGGCCGGCAAGACGCCGGTCGTGCGGTACCTGGCGGGCCGCCTCAGGAACGCGGGATACAGGCCCGCCGTGCTGAGCCGGGGTTACGGCAGAAAGACCGGCGCGATGCGGCGTGCAGCGCCCGGCGCCACCTGGCAGGAGGTGGGCGACGAACCGGCTTTTCTCACCGCGATGCTCCCGGATGTGCCGGTGGTCGTCGGACCGAGCCGCACCGCGGCGGGACGCGTGGCCATTGATCAGTACGACGCGAACGTGCTGCTGCTGGACGACGGATTTCAGCACAGGAGGATCGGCCGCACGGTGGACATCGTGGTACATGACGCTTCCGTCCGGTCGAACCACGGGCGCCTGCTCCCCGCCGGCCCCTATCGCGAACCGCTTTCCTCGCTTCAGCGCGCCCACGCGCTCGTGTTGACGAGGACGGATCAGGCTCGTTCCACCAAATTTCACTCAGCACGTTTACAGGCCCGGTTTCCCCACCTGGCCGTTATCGAGACCATCTACGACCCCGCCGGTCTCAGAAGGCTGGCCGACGATACGGTCCTGCCGTTGGATTGGCTGGCCGGCCGCGAGGTGATCGTCCTCTGCGGGATCGCCAACCCGGCTTCCTTCGTGCAAACGGTCACGGACGCCGGGGGCCGCGTGCGCCGGGTCCTGGCGTACCGGGATCACCACCCGTTCACATCACTGAACCTGGACCGGGCGATGGCCCTGGCGCAAGAAACGGGCGTGGAGTGGATCGTTACCACGGAAAAGGACGCCGTCCGGGTCCCGGAGCACGCCATCAGAAACCACCTGGTCGTCCTGGACATCACGCTCCGGTTGACCGCGGGTGAGCACACCCTTGAAAAATTAGTTGAAAGCGCATCAATCTGAACACTCGAGACAAAACCATACAACATTTGTGTTTTGTTACCCAGTAACTCTTAAGGGCATGATCAGACACTGGTGGTCCTCTCCCTCGACTTCTTCTTCTGAAGGCGTGACGATCCCGGCGCTGACGGGTGAATCGAGTTTGAAGACCAAATCGTCGCTTTCGATTCTCTCCACGACGTCGAGCAGGTAGCGGAAATCGTACGTCGTATCAATCGCTTCGCCTTCGTATTCGGCCGGCATCTCCTCCTTGGCCTCTCCGCCGATATCGTGGCTGGACGAACTGAGTTCGATGAATCCCGGCCGGGCCGAATACTGTATCTGCCGGGTAACTGAGTTGGAAAGCACGGACACGCGCCGCACGGCACCTTCAAAAACATCGCGGTTCACCTTGACGATCTTGTCGTTATCGGTGGGGATGTAACGTTCGTAGTCGGGATAGGTCGCTTCGATCAGCCTGGCGTACAACCGGGCGTTCTCCAGGTCGAACAAGACGTGACTGTCCCCGATCGTTATGCGGGAAGGCGCGTCCGATTCCCCGATGAGCCGCGAGAGGTTGTTCAGGGCCTTCGGGGGCACGATGATTCCTTCGGTGACCGTATCGTCGACTTCACAGGGCAGGGTCGTCTTGGCCAGCCGGTGGGCGTCCGTGGCGACCATCCGCACCGCGCCTTTTACTATGCTCAGGTACGCGCCCCACAGGCTGGGATGCGTCTCGTCCTTCGACACCGCGTAAACCGTCTTCCGGATCAGCCGCTGCAGGGAAGACGCGGGGATGGTTACAGTCTGTTCCGTCGGCACATCCGGAAGTGCCGGGTACTCCTCCTTGTCAATGCCCACCAGGCGGAACACGCCCCTGTCGCATCGGATGACCACCTTGACGCCGTCCACCTCGATTTCTACAGGCGCATCGGGCAGTTCGCGCACCATCTCCGCGAATTTCCTTCCTGGTACCGTAATCGATCCGGCTTCCGTGACCTGCGAGGGAATCTTCGTCACGATGGATAAATCCAGGTCGGTGGCCCCGATGGTCAGGTGGTCATCCTCCGTTTCCAGCAGCATGTTGGACAGAATGGGCAGGGTGGCCTTCGGGGGCACGACGTTCAGGACGGTCCGTATACCATTCATCAGGATGGAACTGGCCGGTATGGTGATTTTCACGGGATACTCCTTTTGCGGGATAGGCCGGTAACCGTACCGGCTATTATGTTAAAAGGACTCGGTCAGTCACGGTGAGCGTCAATGTGAGGTCGGCAAAGTGCCCACATCGATACAACCTTAAAACTGAACCTGGTCTGCTGGAATCACGTCCGCGAAGTCACTCAGAACATCGTTGTAGTGAGAGATAATCTGTTCCGCATTTAGTAAATCGGAATCAAAGGTGCTGTGCCCATCCTGGATTAACGTTATCGAAAAACCTGCAATACGAGCGTGATGGCATGTCGTACTGATGCAGTTTTCCGTTTGAACACCCATGATAACCAACTTGCCTATGTCATTATCTTTCAGAATCGATTTCAAAGGTGTGTCATGGAACGCATCTGGAGTATGTTTCTGAATAACAATATCTCCCTCCCGGGGGAGAATCTGCTCATGTATAAACCAACCTGGAGAATCCGGTTCATCCGGGTCCCCCGGTGGACCGTTGTGTTGCACGTAGATAATCGGAATACGCATTACCCGCGCTCGAGAAATAACACGATCTAGAGTTGCTAAGAGAGTGGGCGCTTTGTGAACAGCCGTTCCATCTTCGAACATATTTACCTGGGTATCAATAACCAATAAGGCCGACTTCATGGTTATCTCCCTTTGAAAGTTAAGTTGTTAAGCCGATTCGAATTGAACAGGGAAACACCCCAAATCCCTGCAATCGGCTTTTACCACAATATACAAACATTTGTTTAGTATAGTGTCTCTTCGCATCGAAGTCAAGGGGGCGATGCTTTTTATACATGATTAAAGATTGGGTCTCGGGCAGATTCAACGTCAGGAATCGTCAGGTACGGTTTCTCATAAACTCAAACTGATATCACCGGATAGTTTCTACGCTGGACGCTACGAGTTAAATGGGCTATATTATCCAACCTGTTCATTTATTTCCCGACACCCGGCGTTTCTTACCCCTGAAAAACGTTAAATGGCGCACTCGAACTGGATTGCCATCCTCGATTTCGGCGCGCAGTACACGCAGCTTATCGCGCGGCGTATACGGGAAAGCCACGTTTATTGCGAGGTGTTGCCGTACGATACGCCGGCGTCCGAGCTATCGGAACGGAACGTTGCGGGCATCGTCCTCTCGGGCGGTCCGGCCAGCGTGTACGGCGAAGACGCGCCCCATCCGGATCCGGGCATATTCGAAACGGGCAAGCCGATTCTCGGGATTTGCTACGGCCTGCAACTCATGGGGCATTACCACGAGGGCGAAGTCGCACACGCCGGAACCCGGGAATACGGCAACGCGGGGATCCGGACGACGGGCGACGCGGCCCTGTTCCGCGATCTGCCGGAACGGATGACGGTCTGGATGAGTCACGGCGACGAGCTCAAGGCGCCGCCGCCGGATTTCGACGTCATCGCCCGCTCCGATAACGGACACATCGCCGCCGTCGCCCAGCCGGAACGCCGGATCTACGGCGTGCAGTTCCATCCGGAAGTGGTGCACACGGTCCATGGCCGCGAGATCCTGGAGAACTTCGTATTCGCCATATGCGGCTGCGAGGGAAGCTGGACGCCGCGGACCTTCATCGACGAGGCCCTGACCTCCATACGGGAGACCGTGGGGGAGCGCCGCGTGGCCTGCTTCGCCAGCGGCGGCGTGGATTCCTCGGTCGTGGCGGCGCTCATCGGCCGGGCCATCGGGGACCGCCTGACCTGCATCTTCGTGGACACGGGCATGCTCCGGAAGGACGAGGCCAGGCAGGTCGAGGAAACCTACCGCCGGACGATCAACGCCCGGTTCCGGTTCGTGGACGCCTCGGACCGGTTCCTGGACCGGCTGAAAGGCGTGGAGGAACCGGAGCAGAAGCGCAAGATCATCGGGGACGAGTTCATCCGCGTCCTCGAAAGCGAACTGACCTCGCTGCGCGGCGTTCGCATCCTGGCCCAGGGCACCCTCTATCCCGACGTGATCGAAAGCGCCTCCGTGAAGGGGCCGGCCAGTGTCATCAAGACCCATCACAACGTGGGCGGACTGCCGGACGACCTGGAGCTGGAACTGCTGGAACCGGTCCGGAATCTGTTCAAGGACGAGGTGCGCACCGTGGGCCGGGAGCTCGGCCTGCCGGATGAAATCATCGACCGGCATCCCTTCCCGGGACCGGGCCTGGGCATCCGCGTGCTGGGCGAAGTGACCCGGGAACGGGTGGCCATGCTGCAGGACGCGGACAAGATCTTCATCGACGAGTTGCGCAGGGCGGGCCTGTACGACGAGGTCTCCCAGGCGCTGGCCGTGTTGCTTCCGGTCAAGACCGTCGGCGTGATGGGCGACGCGCGCACCTACGAGCGCGTCATCGCCCTCCGGGCCGTGACTACGCTGGACTTCATGACGGCCGACTGGGCGCGCCTGCCAACAGACTTCCTGGCGCATGTGTCGAATCGCATCATCAACGAAGTCAGGGGCGTAAACCGCGTGGTCTACGACCTCAGTTCCAAGCCGCCCGGCACCATCGAATGGGAATGAACCCACATCCGGCACCCGTCCGGAACCCGGCCAGCACCGGCTGGCACCCGAAGGCTCCATAGCACACATAAGCCCGTATGACAGCGGGCTTTTTCGTTCTAAGCCGGCACTTGCCGGCCTTGTCGAGCATTCACAAGTTGCCTTTTTACGGAATACGCAATCTTGGGCTTGACAACGTATTTCGTTTTGCTATATTTAGTTATGTTATAACATAACAATATCGATGGGCGACTATCCGCTTTTCATCCGTATTAGCGGTGGTGATAACCTCGGCATTCCGTTTGTTGAAAAGGTGACTGTTCGATGCGAGTCAGTTGCAACGTGGCGGTCTTTCTCACATGGCTATGTGCCGTCGCGTTCTCGGCGGATATCCACGCGACAACGATGCTGCCGGTCGAGCCTGTCGCCGCCGGACAGTCCAGGAGTGAAAGCCACGCTGACTCCAGGCAGGGAGTTGCGATCTGGGATCAGGCTGCGATCTGGATCTGGGCGATGCAGAATGAGTTCCTCCTGCAACTGACGCAGGAGTTGGAATCGTTGCGTGGCAAGGATGGCGTCGGCTGGGCTTTGGTGCTGACGAGCTTTCTTTACGGTGTCTTGCACGCCGCAGGGCCCGGGCACGGGAAGATCGTGTTGACGACCTATCTGTTGACCCACCGAAGCCGGCTGAATCGCGGTATCGTCATGGGCGCCACAGCTGCGCTCCTCCAGGGCATTACGGCGCTGTTGCTGATTTACATCCCTATTGGTTTGGGTGGTTGGCTGCCGATAGAGACAGATAAGGCATCATTGTGGGCTACGCGAGTCAGTTTCGTTTTGCTTGCGATAGTCG
It encodes the following:
- the lpxB gene encoding lipid-A-disaccharide synthase codes for the protein MRIMIVAGEASGELHGAGVVAALKARRPEIDILGIGGDRMEQAGCELVYHIARFSVMGLTEVVRHLPFVRRALCCLDGLLESRRPDVLILIDYPDFNLRLARKARSRGIPVLYYISPQVWAWRARRIRTIVKLVDCMAVAFPFEVALYEKAGGKVVFVGHPLLEVLESRQTKAAFCAGAGLDPDRPIIGLLPGSRTMEVERMLPAMVGTLRTVQRDLSGVQGVIGLAPTVSRSDLAACLAGNACLEEDARGMSVVEDSTYEVMNHADLLLVTSGTATLESACFGTPLLVLYRMSRLSWWIARRLVNIPDIGLVNVVAGRRIAPEFLQEEVDPAVLSPVVLELLREPEKRRSMTRELREVRDRLGTPGASSRVAELALDMATGKTDER
- a CDS encoding lysophospholipid acyltransferase family protein, whose product is MTGMEGSMHSLAGMAGLLGAGSINLLGRTLSIRMIGEEHLKRARENGRKVLYAFWHEGLLVATYAFRRQGIRVLVSQHRDGELIARTIEQMGYGTIRGSSTRGGTRALFRMAAAGAAGDDLGVTVDGPRGPRLQVKPGTLFIAGRSGLPIVPFAVASHKPCVLSSWDRFMIPRPFSTAVLAFGEPLTVPGDAPVERLEPYRLELQQRLLEARETAGRSLKKT
- the lpxK gene encoding tetraacyldisaccharide 4'-kinase; this encodes MISIYTLLFTVLTVLLSPVLAILSVANRRGMRQRLAQRPLVHDSEKRPIVWFHCASVGEATGLAAVVGGFVEHHPGFAVLVTTMTETGLAYARKHVPQAHAFGLAPLDAPFIVRRVFNRIRPRALILLEGELWPSMLQAAAVHDCPVALVNGRMSDRSLARNRFVKPLFREMLRLLTAVGVQHALDGERYIAFGAAPGRVHVTGNVKFDLAAEQGGPSREHLRHELGLPESAPVIMAGCPRPVEEERAVLAAFTRVRERHPGIKLIWAPRHLHRISEVEKMLRGAELAYAHRSRPDARDSAHADVIILDTMGELAAMYAAADMAFVGATLVPLGGHNLLEPAACGIPVLFGPHTENVRGSAAALLRTGGGVVVHDGDELAREWLELLEDPGKRARIGAAARQAVGMRSKAVDRTLDLLDRWVLDPRRPGAGRLDRFESAPFFTRFLDPDEHSPAIRFVRYALLPLSLLFGILVRFRNRMYDTGLLDSERLPVPVISIGALTVGGAGKTPVVRYLAGRLRNAGYRPAVLSRGYGRKTGAMRRAAPGATWQEVGDEPAFLTAMLPDVPVVVGPSRTAAGRVAIDQYDANVLLLDDGFQHRRIGRTVDIVVHDASVRSNHGRLLPAGPYREPLSSLQRAHALVLTRTDQARSTKFHSARLQARFPHLAVIETIYDPAGLRRLADDTVLPLDWLAGREVIVLCGIANPASFVQTVTDAGGRVRRVLAYRDHHPFTSLNLDRAMALAQETGVEWIVTTEKDAVRVPEHAIRNHLVVLDITLRLTAGEHTLEKLVESASI
- the dnaN gene encoding DNA polymerase III subunit beta; protein product: MKITIPASSILMNGIRTVLNVVPPKATLPILSNMLLETEDDHLTIGATDLDLSIVTKIPSQVTEAGSITVPGRKFAEMVRELPDAPVEIEVDGVKVVIRCDRGVFRLVGIDKEEYPALPDVPTEQTVTIPASSLQRLIRKTVYAVSKDETHPSLWGAYLSIVKGAVRMVATDAHRLAKTTLPCEVDDTVTEGIIVPPKALNNLSRLIGESDAPSRITIGDSHVLFDLENARLYARLIEATYPDYERYIPTDNDKIVKVNRDVFEGAVRRVSVLSNSVTRQIQYSARPGFIELSSSSHDIGGEAKEEMPAEYEGEAIDTTYDFRYLLDVVERIESDDLVFKLDSPVSAGIVTPSEEEVEGEDHQCLIMPLRVTG
- a CDS encoding cysteine hydrolase family protein — protein: MKSALLVIDTQVNMFEDGTAVHKAPTLLATLDRVISRARVMRIPIIYVQHNGPPGDPDEPDSPGWFIHEQILPREGDIVIQKHTPDAFHDTPLKSILKDNDIGKLVIMGVQTENCISTTCHHARIAGFSITLIQDGHSTFDSDLLNAEQIISHYNDVLSDFADVIPADQVQF
- the guaA gene encoding glutamine-hydrolyzing GMP synthase — encoded protein: MAHSNWIAILDFGAQYTQLIARRIRESHVYCEVLPYDTPASELSERNVAGIVLSGGPASVYGEDAPHPDPGIFETGKPILGICYGLQLMGHYHEGEVAHAGTREYGNAGIRTTGDAALFRDLPERMTVWMSHGDELKAPPPDFDVIARSDNGHIAAVAQPERRIYGVQFHPEVVHTVHGREILENFVFAICGCEGSWTPRTFIDEALTSIRETVGERRVACFASGGVDSSVVAALIGRAIGDRLTCIFVDTGMLRKDEARQVEETYRRTINARFRFVDASDRFLDRLKGVEEPEQKRKIIGDEFIRVLESELTSLRGVRILAQGTLYPDVIESASVKGPASVIKTHHNVGGLPDDLELELLEPVRNLFKDEVRTVGRELGLPDEIIDRHPFPGPGLGIRVLGEVTRERVAMLQDADKIFIDELRRAGLYDEVSQALAVLLPVKTVGVMGDARTYERVIALRAVTTLDFMTADWARLPTDFLAHVSNRIINEVRGVNRVVYDLSSKPPGTIEWE
- a CDS encoding nickel/cobalt transporter, whose protein sequence is MRVSCNVAVFLTWLCAVAFSADIHATTMLPVEPVAAGQSRSESHADSRQGVAIWDQAAIWIWAMQNEFLLQLTQELESLRGKDGVGWALVLTSFLYGVLHAAGPGHGKIVLTTYLLTHRSRLNRGIVMGATAALLQGITALLLIYIPIGLGGWLPIETDKASLWATRVSFVLLAIVGLYLLIRAAGALSESVRRLRRETGDVRHDHADHAHGAGRGCRHMPSAAEIDTVGSRHAAAGVVLAIGLRPCSGAVFVLILAIAMDLIWYGALSVIAMSIGTAITIVVLAIIATEARAWASTVVAHRSPLWTLAAAGLGALGGTLLILLALWALNASFAMKPAMGL